A window from Drosophila yakuba strain Tai18E2 chromosome 3L, Prin_Dyak_Tai18E2_2.1, whole genome shotgun sequence encodes these proteins:
- the LOC6534389 gene encoding four and a half LIM domains protein 2 isoform X8, giving the protein MRILPSIMTDVDVLSSRMKSRLHLQTKTIGAERIKKAKDNNEDIAVLSMFLPNASAVEENRNFYCQLGDYCRLGDPRASKAGTKKMEYKTRQWHENCFCCCVCKTAIGTKSFIPREQEIYCAGCYEEKFATRCIKCNKVITSGGVTYKNEPWHRECFTCTHCNITLAGQRFTSRDEKPYCAECFGELFAKRCTACVKPITGIGGTRFISFEDRHWHHDCFVCASCKASLVGRGFITDGPDILCPDCAKQKLM; this is encoded by the exons ATGCGAATTTTG CCTTCGATCATGACCGACGTGGATGTACTGAGTTCGAGAATGAAGTCTCGGCTTCACCTGCAAACCAAGACCATTGGTGCCGAGCGCATCAAGAAGGCGAAGGATAACAACGAGGACATTGCCGTGCTCAGCATGTTCCTGCCCAACGCCTCCGCCGTGGAGGAGAACAGGAACTTTTATTGCCAGCTGGGCGACTATTGTCGCCTCGGCGATCCGCGTGCCAGCAAAGCAG GTACCAAGAAGATGGAGTATAAAACCAGGCAGTGGCACGAGaactgcttctgctgctgcgtctGCAAGACGGCCATCGGGACCAAGTCCTTCATCCCGCGGGAGCAGGAGATCTACTGCGCCGGCTGCTACGAGGAGAAGTTCGCCACGCGCTGCATCAAGTGCAACAAG GTCATCACCTCGGGAGGTGTTACCTACAAGAACGAGCCGTGGCATCGCGAGTGCTTCACCTGCACCCACTGCAACATCACGCTAGCTGGCCAGCGATTCACCAGCCGCGACGAGAAGCCCTACTGTGCCGAGTGCTTCGGCGAGCTGTTTGCCAAACGCTGCACGGCCTGTGTGAAGCCCATAACAG GCATTGGCGGCACACGCTTCATCTCGTTTGAGGATCGCCACTGGCACCACGACTGCTTCGTGTGTGCCAGCTGCAAGGCTAGTCTGGTGGGTCGCGGCTTCATCACCGACGGACCCGATATCCTGTGCCCCGATTGTGCCAAGCAGAAGCTGATGTAA
- the LOC6534389 gene encoding trichohyalin isoform X3, with the protein MAAEETALTGVGELLFSLLIGYLGALEFAFVARHLYHWTFQHPGDSSVDAAADAEELPRMRERLDKQIKEASEKEALAGTNVMQDGVQYINGIRVDPAGDKREALAAELARQQQIEADTRRQLAEAETKLAEERLRVQREKEESEQQQAKLIEAERQREREQAEKELQEQRDAERRQLEAEEKQRKQRESEEKERLENERKLIEAEREREENERRLQAAEEQREREESERRIIEAERQRERAEAEKEQAEQQRILAEVEAAEAERRLFEAELQRERDQAEEEEQAQRDAEIVERLLAAERELSPSGTESELEEDAAIAEHSRRLISSRTDLEQRQRSIEENARLFLEAEEEMVMLQQRQLQASRSKEEADEYAGMEPVVEEPCVKKVAPPRFQEPLDEPMVHKVKTQFGQGSGSEEAYSAKSKTLTFPGVSDDGSSAEPRTPFSSQQSSLSTQPSDEVNRIECERPEPEGEDQVQEVQYTEDYLRSLDGIKNRPLMREDGSGRRRAFKKRRSSGSSNSSRESRASRDEELKMFTSLEEEELRHGNREDYNPIKYTSEPTLKVKSHRRHKRSPAKDVRPTADSTTSLEMLGEESTNPWGEVVPEHYKDTEFWKREKALSIDEEEIELERPSRGEDVEDEATNEPKSSSFEEATEAQNEQAVAALKHQLSKEQVDKETEQNNPQAVETSDSNKSNT; encoded by the exons ATGGCCGCTGAGGAGACGGCGCTAACCGGCGTCGGCGAGCTACTTTTCTCGCTGCTAATTGGATACCTGGGCGCCCTGGAGTTCGCCTTTGTGGCCCGCCATCTGTACCACTGGACCTTCCAACATCCCGGCGATTCTTCTGTAGACGCAGCAGCCGACGCAGAAGAATTGCCTCGAATGCGGGAGAGATTGGATAAGCAGATCAAGGAGGCGTCTGAAAAGGAAGCGCTGGCAGGAACCAATGTCATGCAGGATGGTGTCCAGTATATCAATGGAATACGAGTGGATCCTGCTGGTGATAAGAGAGAAGCCTTGGCCGCCGAACTGGCACGTCAACAGCAGATCGAAGCCGATACGAGGCGTCAGCTGGCGGAGGCGGAGACCAAACTGGCAGAGGAAAGACTTCGGGTCCAGAGGGAGAAGGAAGAatcggagcagcagcaggcgaaGCTCATAGAAGCCGAAAGACAGCGCGAAAGAGAGCAGGCGGAGAAAGAATTGCAAGAACAAAGAGACGCCGAACGCAGGCAGCTAGAAGCAGAAGAAAAGCAGCGTAAACAGCGCGAAAGCGAGGAGAAAGAACGCCTAGAAAACGAAAGAAAGCTGATAGAAGCCGAACGGGAAAGGGAAGAGAACGAGCGCAGACTGCAGGCAGCTGAAGAGCAGCGCGAGCGGGAAGAAAGTGAAAGAAGAATCATCGAGGCGGAGCGTCAGAGAGAGCGGGCCGAAGCCGAAAAGGAGCAAGCCGAACAACAAAGAATCCTCGCAGAAGTCGAGGCAGCCGAAGCCGAACGTCGTCTCTTTGAAGCCGAACTGCAGCGAGAGCGGGATCAAGCTGAAGAGGAGGAGCAAGCACAGAGGGATGCGGAGATTGTAGAGCGTCTTCTGGCAGCAGAAAGAGAGCTCAGCCCAAGCGGTACCGAGAGCGAACTGGAGGAGGATGCTGCCATCGCCGAGCATTCACGTCGCCTGATCTCCAGCAGAACTGATCTGGAGCAGAGGCAGCGATCGATTGAGGAGAACGCCAGACTCTTCCTGGAGGCTGAAGAGGAGATGGTGATGCTACAGCAGCGCCAGCTTCAAGCGTCCCGCAGCAAAGAGGAGGCAGACGAGTACGCTGGCATGGAACCTGTGGTGGAGGAGCCGTGCGTCAAGAAAGTTGCTCCACCCAGGTTTCAGGAGCCCCTGGACGAACCAATGGTGCATAAAGTGAAAACTCAGTTTGGTCAAGGAAGTGGTTCTGAAGAAGCCTACTCAGCAAAGTCAAAAACACTCACCTTCCCTGGCGTATCAGATGATGGATCCTCCGCTGAACCAAGAACTCCGTTCTCCAGCCAGCAGTCGTCCCTTAGCACCCAACCCTCCGATGAAGTCAACAGAATAGAGTGCGAACGGCCAGAACCTGAAGGAGAAGATCAGGTACAGGAAGTGCAGTACACTGAGGACTACCTGCGTTCTTTAGATGGCATCAAGAATCGTCCTTTGATGCGAGAGGACGGTTCTGGCAGGAGAAGGGCCTTCAAGAAGCGACGATCCAGTGGAAGCTCGAACTCCTCACGGGAGTCACGAGCCTCCCGCGACGAGGAACTAAAGATGTTCACCTCGctagaggaggaggagttgcGCCACGGCAACCGGGAGGACTACAACCCCATAAAGTACACGAGTGAACCCACCCTGAAGGTTAAATCCCACCGACGTCACAAGAGGAGTCCAGCAAAGGATGTAAGACCAACGGCTGACTCGACCACATCCTTGGAGATGCTCGGCGAGGAGAGCACAAATCCCTGGGGTGAGGTTGTGCCGGAGCACTACAAGGATACCGAGTTCTGGAAGCGGGAGAAAGCGCTTTCCATAGACGAGGAGGAAATCGAGCTGGAGAGACCCTCAAGGGGAGAGGATGTGGAGGATGAGGCCACCAATGAGCCGAAATCGTCCTCCTTCGAAGAGGCCACTGAGGCACAAAACGAACAGGCAGTGGCTGCCCTAAAACACCAACTTTCCAAGGAGCAGGTG GACAAAGAAACGGAGCAGAACAACCCGCAAGCAGTGGAGACCAGCGACAGCAACAAATCCAAT ACATGA
- the LOC6534389 gene encoding four and a half LIM domains protein 2 isoform X7 → MADVEIMQTVQTEVKKTTKKVKKSSKRRESEVQISEVEVDATIEERGGEYTKAMDKDWHSGHFCCWQCDESLTGQRYVIRDDHPYCIKCYENVFANTCEECNKIIGIDSKDLSYKDKHWHEACFLCFKCHLSLVDKQFGAKADKIYCGNCYDAQFASRCDGCGEVFRAGTKKMEYKTRQWHENCFCCCVCKTAIGTKSFIPREQEIYCAGCYEEKFATRCIKCNKVITSGGVTYKNEPWHRECFTCTHCNITLAGQRFTSRDEKPYCAECFGELFAKRCTACVKPITGIGGTRFISFEDRHWHHDCFVCASCKASLVGRGFITDGPDILCPDCAKQKLM, encoded by the exons ATGGCGGACGTGGAAATTATGCAAACGGTGCAAACGGAAGTGAAGAAGACCACGAAAAAGGTCAAGAAGTCGTCGAAGCGGCGCGAATCCGAGGTCCAGATCAGCGAGGTCGAGGTGGACGCCACCATCGAGGAAAGGGG TGGCGAGTACACAAAAGCCATGGACAAGGACTGGCACTCCGGACacttctgctgctggcagTGCGACGAGAGCCTCACCGGACAGCGTTACGTCATCCGGGACGACCATCCGTACTGCATCAAGTGCTACGAGAACGTGTTCGCCAATACGTGCGAGGAGTGCAACAAGATCATTGGCATCGACTCCAAG GATCTGTCCTACAAAGACAAGCACTGGCACGAGGCCTGCTTCCTGTGCTTCAAGTGCCACCTGTCGCTGGTGGACAAGCAGTTTGGCGCCAAGGCGGATAAGATCTACTGTGGAAACTGCTATGATGCCCAGTTCGCGTCCCGTTGCGATGGCTGCGGCGAAGTTTTCCGCGCAG GTACCAAGAAGATGGAGTATAAAACCAGGCAGTGGCACGAGaactgcttctgctgctgcgtctGCAAGACGGCCATCGGGACCAAGTCCTTCATCCCGCGGGAGCAGGAGATCTACTGCGCCGGCTGCTACGAGGAGAAGTTCGCCACGCGCTGCATCAAGTGCAACAAG GTCATCACCTCGGGAGGTGTTACCTACAAGAACGAGCCGTGGCATCGCGAGTGCTTCACCTGCACCCACTGCAACATCACGCTAGCTGGCCAGCGATTCACCAGCCGCGACGAGAAGCCCTACTGTGCCGAGTGCTTCGGCGAGCTGTTTGCCAAACGCTGCACGGCCTGTGTGAAGCCCATAACAG GCATTGGCGGCACACGCTTCATCTCGTTTGAGGATCGCCACTGGCACCACGACTGCTTCGTGTGTGCCAGCTGCAAGGCTAGTCTGGTGGGTCGCGGCTTCATCACCGACGGACCCGATATCCTGTGCCCCGATTGTGCCAAGCAGAAGCTGATGTAA
- the LOC6534389 gene encoding four and a half LIM domains protein 2 isoform X9 yields MTDVDVLSSRMKSRLHLQTKTIGAERIKKAKDNNEDIAVLSMFLPNASAVEENRNFYCQLGDYCRLGDPRASKAGTKKMEYKTRQWHENCFCCCVCKTAIGTKSFIPREQEIYCAGCYEEKFATRCIKCNKVITSGGVTYKNEPWHRECFTCTHCNITLAGQRFTSRDEKPYCAECFGELFAKRCTACVKPITGIGGTRFISFEDRHWHHDCFVCASCKASLVGRGFITDGPDILCPDCAKQKLM; encoded by the exons ATGACCGACGTGGATGTACTGAGTTCGAGAATGAAGTCTCGGCTTCACCTGCAAACCAAGACCATTGGTGCCGAGCGCATCAAGAAGGCGAAGGATAACAACGAGGACATTGCCGTGCTCAGCATGTTCCTGCCCAACGCCTCCGCCGTGGAGGAGAACAGGAACTTTTATTGCCAGCTGGGCGACTATTGTCGCCTCGGCGATCCGCGTGCCAGCAAAGCAG GTACCAAGAAGATGGAGTATAAAACCAGGCAGTGGCACGAGaactgcttctgctgctgcgtctGCAAGACGGCCATCGGGACCAAGTCCTTCATCCCGCGGGAGCAGGAGATCTACTGCGCCGGCTGCTACGAGGAGAAGTTCGCCACGCGCTGCATCAAGTGCAACAAG GTCATCACCTCGGGAGGTGTTACCTACAAGAACGAGCCGTGGCATCGCGAGTGCTTCACCTGCACCCACTGCAACATCACGCTAGCTGGCCAGCGATTCACCAGCCGCGACGAGAAGCCCTACTGTGCCGAGTGCTTCGGCGAGCTGTTTGCCAAACGCTGCACGGCCTGTGTGAAGCCCATAACAG GCATTGGCGGCACACGCTTCATCTCGTTTGAGGATCGCCACTGGCACCACGACTGCTTCGTGTGTGCCAGCTGCAAGGCTAGTCTGGTGGGTCGCGGCTTCATCACCGACGGACCCGATATCCTGTGCCCCGATTGTGCCAAGCAGAAGCTGATGTAA
- the LOC6534389 gene encoding trichohyalin isoform X2, producing the protein MAAEETALTGVGELLFSLLIGYLGALEFAFVARHLYHWTFQHPGDSSVDAAADAEELPRMRERLDKQIKEASEKEALAGTNVMQDGVQYINGIRVDPAGDKREALAAELARQQQIEADTRRQLAEAETKLAEERLRVQREKEESEQQQAKLIEAERQREREQAEKELQEQRDAERRQLEAEEKQRKQRESEEKERLENERKLIEAEREREENERRLQAAEEQREREESERRIIEAERQRERAEAEKEQAEQQRILAEVEAAEAERRLFEAELQRERDQAEEEEQAQRDAEIVERLLAAERELSPSGTESELEEDAAIAEHSRRLISSRTDLEQRQRSIEENARLFLEAEEEMVMLQQRQLQASRSKEEADEYAGMEPVVEEPCVKKVAPPRFQEPLDEPMVHKVKTQFGQGSGSEEAYSAKSKTLTFPGVSDDGSSAEPRTPFSSQQSSLSTQPSDEVNRIECERPEPEGEDQVQEVQYTEDYLRSLDGIKNRPLMREDGSGRRRAFKKRRSSGSSNSSRESRASRDEELKMFTSLEEEELRHGNREDYNPIKYTSEPTLKVKSHRRHKRSPAKDVRPTADSTTSLEMLGEESTNPWGEVVPEHYKDTEFWKREKALSIDEEEIELERPSRGEDVEDEATNEPKSSSFEEATEAQNEQAVAALKHQLSKEQVDKETEQNNPQAVETSDSNKSNLIFSGEYTKAMDKDWHSGHFCCWQCDESLTGQRYVIRDDHPYCIKCYENVFANTCEECNKIIGIDSKDLSYKDKHWHEACFLCFKCHLSLVDKQFGAKADKIYCGNCYDAQFASRCDGCGEVFRAGTKKMEYKTRQWHENCFCCCVCKTAIGTKSFIPREQEIYCAGCYEEKFATRCIKCNKVITSGGVTYKNEPWHRECFTCTHCNITLAGQRFTSRDEKPYCAECFGELFAKRCTACVKPITGIGGTRFISFEDRHWHHDCFVCASCKASLVGRGFITDGPDILCPDCAKQKLM; encoded by the exons ATGGCCGCTGAGGAGACGGCGCTAACCGGCGTCGGCGAGCTACTTTTCTCGCTGCTAATTGGATACCTGGGCGCCCTGGAGTTCGCCTTTGTGGCCCGCCATCTGTACCACTGGACCTTCCAACATCCCGGCGATTCTTCTGTAGACGCAGCAGCCGACGCAGAAGAATTGCCTCGAATGCGGGAGAGATTGGATAAGCAGATCAAGGAGGCGTCTGAAAAGGAAGCGCTGGCAGGAACCAATGTCATGCAGGATGGTGTCCAGTATATCAATGGAATACGAGTGGATCCTGCTGGTGATAAGAGAGAAGCCTTGGCCGCCGAACTGGCACGTCAACAGCAGATCGAAGCCGATACGAGGCGTCAGCTGGCGGAGGCGGAGACCAAACTGGCAGAGGAAAGACTTCGGGTCCAGAGGGAGAAGGAAGAatcggagcagcagcaggcgaaGCTCATAGAAGCCGAAAGACAGCGCGAAAGAGAGCAGGCGGAGAAAGAATTGCAAGAACAAAGAGACGCCGAACGCAGGCAGCTAGAAGCAGAAGAAAAGCAGCGTAAACAGCGCGAAAGCGAGGAGAAAGAACGCCTAGAAAACGAAAGAAAGCTGATAGAAGCCGAACGGGAAAGGGAAGAGAACGAGCGCAGACTGCAGGCAGCTGAAGAGCAGCGCGAGCGGGAAGAAAGTGAAAGAAGAATCATCGAGGCGGAGCGTCAGAGAGAGCGGGCCGAAGCCGAAAAGGAGCAAGCCGAACAACAAAGAATCCTCGCAGAAGTCGAGGCAGCCGAAGCCGAACGTCGTCTCTTTGAAGCCGAACTGCAGCGAGAGCGGGATCAAGCTGAAGAGGAGGAGCAAGCACAGAGGGATGCGGAGATTGTAGAGCGTCTTCTGGCAGCAGAAAGAGAGCTCAGCCCAAGCGGTACCGAGAGCGAACTGGAGGAGGATGCTGCCATCGCCGAGCATTCACGTCGCCTGATCTCCAGCAGAACTGATCTGGAGCAGAGGCAGCGATCGATTGAGGAGAACGCCAGACTCTTCCTGGAGGCTGAAGAGGAGATGGTGATGCTACAGCAGCGCCAGCTTCAAGCGTCCCGCAGCAAAGAGGAGGCAGACGAGTACGCTGGCATGGAACCTGTGGTGGAGGAGCCGTGCGTCAAGAAAGTTGCTCCACCCAGGTTTCAGGAGCCCCTGGACGAACCAATGGTGCATAAAGTGAAAACTCAGTTTGGTCAAGGAAGTGGTTCTGAAGAAGCCTACTCAGCAAAGTCAAAAACACTCACCTTCCCTGGCGTATCAGATGATGGATCCTCCGCTGAACCAAGAACTCCGTTCTCCAGCCAGCAGTCGTCCCTTAGCACCCAACCCTCCGATGAAGTCAACAGAATAGAGTGCGAACGGCCAGAACCTGAAGGAGAAGATCAGGTACAGGAAGTGCAGTACACTGAGGACTACCTGCGTTCTTTAGATGGCATCAAGAATCGTCCTTTGATGCGAGAGGACGGTTCTGGCAGGAGAAGGGCCTTCAAGAAGCGACGATCCAGTGGAAGCTCGAACTCCTCACGGGAGTCACGAGCCTCCCGCGACGAGGAACTAAAGATGTTCACCTCGctagaggaggaggagttgcGCCACGGCAACCGGGAGGACTACAACCCCATAAAGTACACGAGTGAACCCACCCTGAAGGTTAAATCCCACCGACGTCACAAGAGGAGTCCAGCAAAGGATGTAAGACCAACGGCTGACTCGACCACATCCTTGGAGATGCTCGGCGAGGAGAGCACAAATCCCTGGGGTGAGGTTGTGCCGGAGCACTACAAGGATACCGAGTTCTGGAAGCGGGAGAAAGCGCTTTCCATAGACGAGGAGGAAATCGAGCTGGAGAGACCCTCAAGGGGAGAGGATGTGGAGGATGAGGCCACCAATGAGCCGAAATCGTCCTCCTTCGAAGAGGCCACTGAGGCACAAAACGAACAGGCAGTGGCTGCCCTAAAACACCAACTTTCCAAGGAGCAGGTG GACAAAGAAACGGAGCAGAACAACCCGCAAGCAGTGGAGACCAGCGACAGCAACAAATCCAAT TTGATTTTCAGTGGCGAGTACACAAAAGCCATGGACAAGGACTGGCACTCCGGACacttctgctgctggcagTGCGACGAGAGCCTCACCGGACAGCGTTACGTCATCCGGGACGACCATCCGTACTGCATCAAGTGCTACGAGAACGTGTTCGCCAATACGTGCGAGGAGTGCAACAAGATCATTGGCATCGACTCCAAG GATCTGTCCTACAAAGACAAGCACTGGCACGAGGCCTGCTTCCTGTGCTTCAAGTGCCACCTGTCGCTGGTGGACAAGCAGTTTGGCGCCAAGGCGGATAAGATCTACTGTGGAAACTGCTATGATGCCCAGTTCGCGTCCCGTTGCGATGGCTGCGGCGAAGTTTTCCGCGCAG GTACCAAGAAGATGGAGTATAAAACCAGGCAGTGGCACGAGaactgcttctgctgctgcgtctGCAAGACGGCCATCGGGACCAAGTCCTTCATCCCGCGGGAGCAGGAGATCTACTGCGCCGGCTGCTACGAGGAGAAGTTCGCCACGCGCTGCATCAAGTGCAACAAG GTCATCACCTCGGGAGGTGTTACCTACAAGAACGAGCCGTGGCATCGCGAGTGCTTCACCTGCACCCACTGCAACATCACGCTAGCTGGCCAGCGATTCACCAGCCGCGACGAGAAGCCCTACTGTGCCGAGTGCTTCGGCGAGCTGTTTGCCAAACGCTGCACGGCCTGTGTGAAGCCCATAACAG GCATTGGCGGCACACGCTTCATCTCGTTTGAGGATCGCCACTGGCACCACGACTGCTTCGTGTGTGCCAGCTGCAAGGCTAGTCTGGTGGGTCGCGGCTTCATCACCGACGGACCCGATATCCTGTGCCCCGATTGTGCCAAGCAGAAGCTGATGTAA